Within the Kingella potus genome, the region CTGAAAATCCGTTAAACCGTTTTTCAGACGGCCTCCGATACGGAAAAATGCAAAAAGGCCGTCTGAAAAAGCGCAACGCCTTCCCCGCCAACCCGCCAAAGCACGTTAAGGCCGTCTGAAAGCCCGCTATGCAGCTTACCGAAACCCTTGCCCTTGCCGATCTGACCGCCGTGATTTCCGTCGGCATCGCCGCCATCGTTGCCGTTACCGGCTACCAAAACACCCGCCATTCCGCGCGGCAGACCTTCGACAACTTCACCCTGCGCTTTATCGAAACCGAAAACGCCGACCCCCACCTTTACGCCGGCCGGCAATGGCTGGTTGAAAATTCCGCCGACCCGCAGCGCGATTTCGCCCTTTATGCCGACATCGGCCGCTTTTTCGCGCAGCACGGACAGGCAGAGGGCATCACGCTGACGCGCGGCGCGGACGGCCTGGTCGCAAGCTATACGGTGGCGGACGACCCTGCGGCACAGCAAACGCTGCAAAGCTGGCTCAAAGGCCGCGAGCACATCCGTGCCGTCGTCGAATCGCGCAATACCGCCGCCGAAGCCGTGTTAAACGGGCTGCTGGAAGAAAACGCCTACCGCCTCGTGCGCCGCCGCGCCGTCCTCGCCGATTTCCGTATGCTGGCAGACTACACCGCTGCCCGGCGGGCCGGCGACGCAGGCTACGCGGAAGCGTTTGTCCGGCTGGCGCAGCGGTGGGAAAAAGAATAGATTTGTTGCTGTAACACAGTTTT harbors:
- a CDS encoding DUF4760 domain-containing protein produces the protein MQLTETLALADLTAVISVGIAAIVAVTGYQNTRHSARQTFDNFTLRFIETENADPHLYAGRQWLVENSADPQRDFALYADIGRFFAQHGQAEGITLTRGADGLVASYTVADDPAAQQTLQSWLKGREHIRAVVESRNTAAEAVLNGLLEENAYRLVRRRAVLADFRMLADYTAARRAGDAGYAEAFVRLAQRWEKE